In one Bryobacteraceae bacterium genomic region, the following are encoded:
- a CDS encoding serine/threonine-protein kinase: MTGRIQELFHALADLTPAERETYFADHAVEEDLRRQVSELLAFDQGGATGFTEGIGSAVSNALLMADEGGARCGPFVLQRVIGRGGMGVVYLAERDDGEVRQRAAVKILQPGMADRQHELFLQERQILAGLSHPNIARLLDAGRREDGQPYLAMEFVEGRPIDEFAAGLIVREKVRLFLKVCAAVAYMHRNLVVHRDLKPGNILVTKSGEPKLLDFGIAKIVDLAAADATMTAVRMMTPDYASPEQILGERVGTQSDIYSLGAVLHQILTGTPPRRMGQDVSGAITAAMRQEPVVRPSLHAPALRGDLDAILLKALRHEPLERYGAVEQLIEDLEAYLDWRPVRARQGEYLYQARRFLRRYWLPATAAAVAVGGLAVGLYVANRERAIAQRRFDEVRQLSNRLFDIDARVRGLAGATRTRELIVDTSLEYLQRLAAEAASDPELALDVGTAYLRVGRVQGVPISTNLGQPAKAEENLQKAEELIAGVLRARPGSRTAMLRAAMIAHDRMVLAQARRPDTAAMPLARQAHEWLEKYLNSGPVEEAEKSQVVITGMNIANWYGRKALHQEALALIRRVIEIANATDQPHQAGSAWVVLSRTQRDMGDLEGALASADEAIRLLKPPAELSQDASRITSYGMALTTKGEILGADGGISMGRYREAAEYLQADFDRVAEIVRQDSADAFSRLNASNSGIVLGSVLARFDSRRALAVYDDSIRYAREVADNSRARRQEARLLALSVHPLLALGRRPEASRRLDASFALLRDLKLYPAAEVALGWEADTAMRALAAAESAGPDPAQGVRTLERLRQLIDAGKPRPEEDLLDATDLSGLYQQMADACRRASDTAAAADADRRRRELWIVLDRKMPDNAYVRLQLKK; this comes from the coding sequence GACCGGGCGGATCCAGGAACTTTTCCACGCGCTAGCCGACCTGACTCCCGCCGAACGTGAGACGTACTTCGCAGACCATGCCGTAGAGGAAGACCTGCGCCGGCAAGTGAGCGAACTGCTCGCGTTCGACCAGGGTGGCGCCACGGGTTTCACGGAGGGTATCGGGTCCGCCGTCTCGAACGCGTTGTTGATGGCTGACGAAGGCGGCGCCCGATGCGGTCCATTCGTGCTGCAACGAGTGATCGGCCGGGGTGGCATGGGCGTGGTATACCTTGCCGAGCGCGACGACGGCGAGGTTCGCCAGCGCGCGGCGGTGAAGATCCTGCAGCCTGGCATGGCGGACCGGCAGCACGAGTTGTTTCTTCAGGAACGCCAGATTCTGGCTGGGCTCTCGCACCCGAACATCGCGCGGCTGCTCGACGCCGGCCGGCGCGAGGATGGCCAACCGTACCTGGCGATGGAGTTCGTGGAAGGTCGGCCCATTGATGAGTTCGCGGCTGGGCTCATTGTACGGGAAAAGGTACGGCTGTTCCTTAAGGTGTGCGCGGCCGTCGCCTACATGCACCGGAACCTCGTGGTGCATCGCGATCTCAAGCCGGGCAACATCCTGGTGACGAAATCCGGCGAACCGAAGCTGCTCGACTTCGGCATCGCCAAGATCGTCGATCTCGCCGCGGCCGACGCCACGATGACCGCCGTGCGCATGATGACGCCGGACTATGCGAGTCCGGAGCAAATCCTCGGTGAACGCGTCGGCACGCAGAGCGACATCTACTCGCTGGGCGCGGTGCTGCACCAGATTCTCACCGGCACTCCGCCGCGCCGCATGGGCCAGGACGTTTCGGGGGCGATCACGGCGGCGATGCGCCAGGAGCCGGTGGTGCGTCCGAGTCTACACGCACCGGCGCTTCGTGGCGACCTGGACGCGATTCTGTTGAAAGCATTGCGGCACGAACCGCTGGAGCGGTACGGCGCCGTGGAGCAGTTGATCGAGGACCTCGAAGCGTACCTCGATTGGCGCCCGGTGCGAGCCAGGCAGGGCGAGTATCTCTACCAGGCGCGCCGCTTTCTTCGCCGCTACTGGCTTCCAGCGACCGCGGCGGCGGTGGCAGTGGGCGGCCTCGCCGTTGGCTTGTACGTGGCCAATCGGGAGCGCGCAATCGCCCAACGCCGCTTCGACGAGGTTCGCCAGCTCTCGAACAGACTCTTCGATATCGATGCGCGGGTACGGGGGCTCGCCGGGGCCACGCGGACTCGAGAGTTGATTGTCGATACATCGCTCGAGTACCTGCAGCGGCTGGCGGCGGAGGCGGCGTCCGATCCCGAACTCGCGCTGGATGTCGGGACCGCCTACCTTCGCGTGGGCCGGGTTCAGGGCGTTCCGATCTCGACGAACCTGGGGCAGCCAGCAAAAGCGGAGGAAAATCTCCAAAAAGCCGAGGAGTTGATCGCGGGCGTCCTACGGGCGAGACCCGGCAGCCGCACCGCAATGCTGCGGGCGGCGATGATCGCGCACGATCGCATGGTGCTGGCCCAGGCGCGGCGGCCGGATACGGCGGCGATGCCGCTGGCGCGCCAGGCTCACGAGTGGCTCGAGAAGTATTTGAACAGCGGCCCCGTGGAAGAGGCTGAGAAGTCGCAGGTGGTCATCACGGGCATGAACATCGCGAATTGGTACGGCCGGAAGGCGCTCCACCAGGAAGCCTTGGCGCTGATTCGGCGAGTTATCGAGATCGCGAACGCCACGGACCAGCCGCACCAGGCGGGGTCGGCATGGGTGGTTCTGTCGCGGACGCAGCGCGATATGGGCGACCTCGAGGGCGCGCTTGCTTCCGCCGACGAGGCGATCCGCCTCTTGAAGCCGCCCGCGGAACTGTCGCAGGACGCTTCCCGCATCACGTCGTACGGCATGGCGCTCACTACCAAGGGCGAAATACTCGGCGCCGACGGCGGGATCAGCATGGGGCGGTATCGTGAGGCGGCGGAGTACCTTCAGGCTGATTTCGACCGCGTGGCGGAGATCGTGCGGCAAGACTCCGCGGATGCATTCAGCAGGCTCAATGCCAGCAATTCCGGAATCGTCCTGGGTTCCGTTTTGGCGCGTTTCGACTCACGGCGGGCGCTCGCCGTCTACGATGATTCGATCCGGTACGCACGCGAAGTGGCGGACAATTCACGCGCGCGGCGCCAGGAAGCGCGGCTGCTGGCGCTCTCGGTGCATCCGCTGCTGGCGCTTGGCAGACGGCCGGAGGCGTCACGCCGGCTCGACGCGTCATTCGCGCTGCTGCGGGACTTGAAGCTGTATCCGGCGGCGGAAGTGGCGCTGGGCTGGGAAGCCGATACGGCGATGCGGGCGCTGGCGGCGGCGGAGTCGGCCGGACCCGATCCGGCGCAAGGTGTTCGGACACTCGAGCGTCTGCGACAGCTAATCGACGCCGGGAAGCCGCGGCCGGAGGAGGACCTGCTCGATGCGACGGACCTCTCGGGCCTCTACCAGCAGATGGCGGATGCCTGTCGCCGCGCCAGTGATACGGCTGCCGCCGCGGATGCGGACCGACGGCGACGTGAACTATGGATCGTCCTTGACCGGAAGATGCCGGACAATGCCTACGTCCGGCTTCAGCTCAAGAAGTAG